A stretch of Equus caballus isolate H_3958 breed thoroughbred chromosome 11, TB-T2T, whole genome shotgun sequence DNA encodes these proteins:
- the DUSP14 gene encoding dual specificity protein phosphatase 14: MSSRGHSTLPRTLMAPRMISEGDIGGIAQITSSLFLGRGSVASNRHLLQARGITCIVNATIEIPNFNWPQFEYVKVPLADMPHAPIGLYFDTVADKIHSVSRKHGATLVHCAAGVSRSATLCIAYLMKFHNVCLLEAYNWVKARRPVIRPNVGFWRQLIDYERQLFGKSTVKMVQTPYGVVPDVYEKESRHLMPYWGI; encoded by the coding sequence ATGAGCTCCAGAGGTCACAGCACACTACCACGGACTCTCATGGCCCCTCGGATGATTTCTGAGGGAGACATAGGAGGCATTGCTCAAatcacctcctctctcttcctgggcAGAGGCAGTGTGGCCTCCAACCGGCACCTCCTCCAGGCTCGTGGCATCACCTGCATCGTTAATGCTACCATTGAGATCCCCAATTTCAACTGGCCCCAATTTGAATATGTTAAAGTGCCTCTGGCTGACATGCCTCATGCCCCCATTGGACTGTACTTTGACACTGTGGCTGACAAGATCCACAGTGTGAGCAGGAAGCACGGGGCCACCCTGGTGCACTGTGCTGCTGGCGTGAGCCGCTCGGCCACCCTCTGCATAGCTTACCTGATGAAATTCCACAATGTGTGCCTGCTGGAGGCGTACAACTGGGTGAAAGCCCGGAGGCCTGTCATCAGGCCCAACGTAGGCTTCTGGAGGCAGCTGATAGACTACGAgcgccagctctttgggaagtcaACAGTTAAAATGGTACAGACACCTTACGGCGTAGTTCCAGACGTTTATGAAAAAGAGTCCCGACACCTGATGCCTTACTGGGGGATTTAA